Proteins from a genomic interval of Puniceicoccaceae bacterium:
- a CDS encoding sialate O-acetylesterase — MMIPANPFIRQSLLLLLTAFLGLSPSVALEVSNVFSDHMVLQQQQPIRVWGRAAPGSVVTVTFATVNETTRVNAEGMWQLSLPAQEASFESRTLTISSGEHELRFSDVLVGEVWLCSGQSNMDWTVDRLKDADMERLAARHPHIRFYKVNHVTAQEARFSDNAVWKVCAPDTVGDFSGTGYYFGRDLQQVLNVPVGLIHSAWGGTPAIAWTRMEAMHRHPQLVGKVAEWEAMVQDSAERLVEWQKEQDALNAAGTPDPAPWRSRPKERTDPHFPANLANGMLAPIAPYTIRGAIWYQGETDAGWNPSDYDERLQVMIEDWRERWGQEQLPFGIVQLAGFMDYRTEPSNDPWPQLREAQRNLANSMEHVGLAVTIDIGEANDIHPRNKQEVGRRLARWALADVYEEIELRGGPELATARVTGNQAVLTFTQTGSGLHILDDRKLRGFTLAGLDGVFYPAVATLDGKDTVIVTSTDVPSPERVRYAWQNNPKDANLTNAERLPASPFEAWLR, encoded by the coding sequence ATGATGATTCCAGCCAATCCCTTCATTCGCCAATCGCTCCTGTTGCTACTGACGGCCTTTCTCGGACTCAGCCCGTCGGTGGCGTTGGAGGTTTCCAATGTGTTCTCCGACCACATGGTACTGCAGCAACAGCAACCCATCCGCGTCTGGGGACGTGCAGCTCCGGGGTCTGTGGTGACTGTAACCTTCGCAACTGTAAATGAAACGACCCGAGTAAATGCAGAGGGAATGTGGCAGCTCAGTCTGCCCGCTCAGGAGGCATCGTTTGAATCCCGGACACTGACGATCAGTTCGGGTGAACATGAACTTCGCTTCAGCGATGTGCTGGTGGGTGAGGTTTGGCTGTGCTCCGGTCAATCCAACATGGACTGGACCGTCGACCGACTCAAAGATGCCGACATGGAGCGTCTGGCAGCCCGTCATCCCCATATCCGGTTCTATAAGGTAAACCACGTCACCGCACAGGAAGCACGCTTCAGCGACAATGCCGTATGGAAAGTCTGCGCTCCCGACACCGTCGGTGATTTCAGCGGCACGGGTTATTATTTCGGGCGGGATCTCCAGCAGGTCCTGAATGTTCCAGTCGGCCTAATTCACTCTGCCTGGGGAGGAACCCCGGCGATCGCATGGACCCGCATGGAAGCGATGCACCGTCATCCGCAGCTGGTCGGCAAGGTGGCCGAGTGGGAGGCGATGGTGCAGGATTCAGCGGAACGGCTGGTCGAATGGCAGAAGGAGCAGGATGCGCTGAACGCAGCCGGCACGCCCGACCCAGCTCCCTGGCGTTCGCGTCCGAAAGAACGCACGGATCCGCACTTCCCCGCAAACCTTGCCAATGGCATGCTTGCACCGATTGCCCCCTACACGATCCGCGGAGCGATCTGGTATCAGGGAGAAACGGATGCGGGGTGGAACCCGAGCGATTACGATGAGCGGCTGCAGGTGATGATCGAGGACTGGCGCGAGCGCTGGGGACAGGAACAGCTGCCCTTTGGCATCGTGCAATTGGCCGGATTCATGGACTACCGCACGGAACCTTCGAATGATCCCTGGCCACAGCTCAGGGAAGCCCAGCGCAACCTGGCAAACTCCATGGAGCACGTCGGACTCGCCGTCACGATTGATATCGGCGAAGCCAATGACATTCATCCACGCAACAAACAGGAGGTCGGTCGCCGCCTCGCCCGATGGGCACTCGCAGACGTGTATGAGGAAATTGAGCTGCGCGGCGGACCCGAACTCGCGACGGCACGGGTAACTGGCAACCAGGCCGTGCTCACGTTTACCCAGACGGGTTCGGGCCTGCACATCCTCGATGACCGCAAACTCAGAGGGTTCACACTTGCCGGACTGGACGGCGTGTTTTATCCGGCGGTCGCAACGCTCGATGGGAAGGATACCGTCATTGTGACCAGCACCGATGTCCCCAGCCCTGAGCGCGTGCGCTACGCCTGGCAGAACAATCCCAAAGATGCCAACCTGACCAACGCGGAACGCCTGCCCGCCAGCCCATTTGAAGCATGGTTGAGATAG